In Halodesulfovibrio aestuarii DSM 17919 = ATCC 29578, the genomic stretch CTTGCGTTCCTCGCAGTATCTCTGCATGCTCCGAATCAGGACGTTCGCGCTAAAATTATGCCTAAGGCTGCACGCTGGAAACTTGATGATTTCATGACTGCCCTTAAGAACTATCCACTCAAAACACGAGAACGTATTACATACGAATACCTCCTGCTCGGCGGAGTGAACGATTCTGTGGAAGATGCACGCGAACTCGTTAAGCTTATCTCCCAAACCAAATCAAAACTTAACCTCATCGTCTACAATCCGTCTGAGGGCGACCCGTATAAAGCTCCTTCAGAAGAAGCTGTGCTCAAGTTCCAGAAAGTTCTCTGGGACAAAGGCGTTACAGCCATTATCCGGCAGTCAAAAGGCGCGGATATCAAAGCAGCATGCGGACAGCTTGTTGCCGATCAAAGCAAAAATGAAGCTGAATGTTAGAAACAACAAAGCCCAGAGCGAAACGCTCTGGGCTTTGTTGTTTTCATTATCCGTCAGATCTTGCTTCCGGCGGGCCTTCTTCGAGCAAACGCCGGCAGCCAATACTCTTGCTACAACTCAGCGAGGGTACAGTCATTACCACTAGCGAGTTGTTCATATAATTTTTCAACAATGACCACAGACTCAGAGTGTCCATGCATCGCGTACTCCATTACCCGCTCCGGATGGTATTGCGCAACGGCTGTGATCACATCTGAAATGTTCGTCGATGCAGCTGGACGTGCCAAAATATACATTGCTTCATCTGCTTCAATCTTTGCAACAAACCCTTTCTCCTCCAGCACGCAGAGTACATCTTCGACAAGAAGTTGTGAAACTTGGAGGTTCTCGCTCAGAGAGTTCACACTCACAGCGCCTTCATTTTTTCCATATGTTTTGGCAAGTGCAGTCATGACTGCAGTGGCAAGTATCGCTTTTTCATAACAACTCGTTTTGCCGGACAACATTTTATCTTCTTCCGTTGAACCGTATTGAATTGCATAACATATTTCCACACCAAACAGCACAATCAACCAGCTGATATAAATCCAGACAAGAAAAAGTGGGAGTTGTGCAAAACTGCCATAGATCACGTTGTAATTATTCACACCGACAAGATACGAAATATACACGCTTTCAACGCTCTTCCATAAAATTACGCCAACCAGTGCACCAGCAAGCGCACTTTTTGCCTGAACTTTCAGGTTAGGAATAAAAGCATACGCGAAAAAGAGCAGGAACCAGATCATAACGGTAGGCACTAATTTTAGAATTTGAAAATAAACATAGTTTATCGCATCAATGCTTAACAAATCTTGAAATATAGAATCATGCTGCATTGTTACACTAAGACTTACCGCAACACCAAGCAACACGGGAGCAACAAGAACAATAGAGAAAAAATCTGTAAACTTGCGCCACATGGTTCGGCCATACTTTACATTCCATATCGTATTAAATGCTGCCTCAATGTTCCCCATCAAAGAAATAACCGTAAAAAGCAATGTTGCAACACCGATCACTCCCAACGTGGTCACATCAGTGTTGTTCACATATTGTAGAAGGAAATCAACAGCC encodes the following:
- a CDS encoding YhjD/YihY/BrkB family envelope integrity protein, whose product is MGSSLGTRHISSLIQFVTRGMWRVDVKELPLVQRRAVLFCRRLSVVFSGFFLDNCMLRATALAYTTILSIVPFLAVVFSISKGLGVQNSETLRFILLNASAGNEKAVDFLLQYVNNTDVTTLGVIGVATLLFTVISLMGNIEAAFNTIWNVKYGRTMWRKFTDFFSIVLVAPVLLGVAVSLSVTMQHDSIFQDLLSIDAINYVYFQILKLVPTVMIWFLLFFAYAFIPNLKVQAKSALAGALVGVILWKSVESVYISYLVGVNNYNVIYGSFAQLPLFLVWIYISWLIVLFGVEICYAIQYGSTEEDKMLSGKTSCYEKAILATAVMTALAKTYGKNEGAVSVNSLSENLQVSQLLVEDVLCVLEEKGFVAKIEADEAMYILARPAASTNISDVITAVAQYHPERVMEYAMHGHSESVVIVEKLYEQLASGNDCTLAEL